The genome window aatgaattaaaaatgcacGTCTTCCTGACCTGGCATGGCCTGGAGCTCTTTGGGCAGCAGCTTCTCGTAGGTGTTGAAGATGCCAGCATTAGAGATGACCATGGGGGCACGGATATGTACTTCCTCTTGGCCCTTCATCACGCTCACACCTGAAGCGATAAACAAAGTGAACGTCCTCTCCGCGGGAGCTGCACGACGTCTGCAGAAAAACGGAAGCAGTCACACCCACCACAAGCCTCCTTGGCGTCGTTGAACAAGATGCGGTTGACTGGGGCTCGGACTAGAACAGCACCGCCTGCCTTCTCAATGATGGGGATCATGTGGTAGGCAATTTCACTGGCTCCACCTTTTGGGTACCAGGCGCCATTCAGGTAGTGAGTGACCAGCAAGCTGTGCATGGAAAAACTGGAATCCTCCGGCCTGTTACCTGCAGATGGGAGAAGGAAACAAAGACTATGAGCAGAATCCAAAATAAATGAACTGATCACACCTGCAGAACTGCGGCGTGGTCGTACCGTAGGTGCCGAAAATGTAGGTGAAGACGGCCCTGAGGTCCTTGTTCTCCGTCAGTTCGTTGACCACCTCTGTCAGGCTGCGGTGCGCCATTTTGATGAAGAAGGACAGACGTTTGGCCAGGCCGGTGTAGACCAAGAACTTGGCCACGGGGACGGGGCAGAGCTTCAGCAGAGCGACGAACCAAATGCCTCGACTGGCTTTCTgcagacagaacacacaagacacacagacGGTGGCTAAAATCATCTAACAGACGATGGCTGACACAGACACCTGAGTCCAGTCAAAGTGGTCTGAAAGtaagtgctgctgttttgtgtgttttgatggttTCAGATGTATTCTGACTCCACGTCAGGGAAGTTTAAGTGGTTGTTCAGACATTTGTGTATTAACACAAGCAGATAAAAGGAAGCATAGAAGAACAAACTGACAGTACGGACCAAAGTATTACATACTTATTAGATATAATGTATTAGGCtcatgaaacaaagaaagtgacagagaaaagtgaatgttaatgttgtatCATAAATGAATCCAtctcctttcatctcttttcttaatgaattttaatattttaattgtatgtttctgcttgtttttgttttattcctgcaTCTGTAAGTTAATTTTTTTGCAAACTTCTGTGAGCAGTTTAAGAGCATGACGTTTCTTTATCTGTGAGTCACGGCAAGACACTGTTGCAACTCAGCCCGGATAAAATGATGCAATATGCAGCTAATGATGGCCAATATCTCTGACCTTTGATTTAGCAACCCTTGAGCCCTTgaacaacactgacagaaatcTGGACAGTGAAGCCTctttgtacttaagtacagtttatAAACACAAGGGTCACTGGGAGAAAGGTTATTCTATTGAAGCTGCGGATACAGATATCTTCTCCCCGATCATAAAAACATCCCACCTTGACCAGCTTCAAGTACTCATCGATGGCCTTCTCCTCTCCAGGGAAGCACTTTTTCAGCTCCTCTGGGTAGCGGGTCCTGCCGCTGTAGATGGGGTACTTGCGGCGGTTTTCTGGTGGTCCCAGCACTACAACGTCAAAGGGATTGTCCAGAGGCTCCCACTGCAGCTGTCCGTTAGTTAAGCTGTCCAGCATGCAGCGGAACGGCTTGTGATCCAGCAGGTCACCGATGTAGTGGATCCCTGAGGGACAAAGCAGGATACATGTGACCAAGACTTGAATGTtggaagacatttttttttcccatctcaTCAGGCTAAATCACAAAGAGGACTTCAGCACAGAAAATGTTCCCCTCACCCAAACTGAGACATATTTGCTCAACTTTTACAAGCCCAAattccaaaaaataaaacaaaacacaaaaagcgtcaaatgacaaataaaatgaaaatgtcacagtattttttaaattttaggTGTCACATATTCATGCAAAGAAACAAGAGTCATCTGTCTCACCAACATCAAACTCAAAACCCTTCTCAGTGAACGTGTGGCAGCATCCTCCAGCCCGATCATGCTGCTCCAGAACCAGGACTTTCTTTCCAACTTTGGCCAGCAGCACCGCAAGGCCAAGTCCACCGACCCCACTGCCGATGATGATGGCATCCAGGTTGTCGGGTACTTTACTGGCCAGAAAACCTAAAGAGAAGGCAGTAGAATAGTCAAACAACAGCGCAGCTGTGGCACAGaaggcacaaaaacaataaatctgaggaatttaattgaaaaataCTCAATTCCAGCTTtgtaaatgtgaggatttaatGCCCAGTTCTGTTTTATGTCTCAGAACTGGATACGTTTGGGATTGCTGGTCAAAAATTAATATACACTTTcttaatattatataatattataagTTTTCTAATAGACGCTTTGATATTTAAGAAGGACTAGGAAAAAATCAATAACTAATTTTCCTTTTGGCCTTAATATTTTTTTACAACCTTAGGTTATTTTAGGTCAGGAGTCCATGCACCTGAGATTATATATCATCTATTTTTAGATTAGACACGTGGATAAAGAAGTGCAAGTCAATGAGACAGGGCTGCCACTATTATTTTCAAAGTAAATTaattttgggattttttttatttaccaattaatttatttcataaacaaaatgtcagaaaaaaacagaaaagaaagaaacggTTTCATTTGAGATGCTGCAAGCTGACGGTGTTTTCAACATTTGCTAGCATGATAgaagtttattttgaaatacaacCTCTGAGGGAAGAAGTGATGTTTAGCCTTaaagaacaaatcaaacaaGTTGCTTCAAAAAGACACTAAATTTGTATACACACGTACAAATAATGTATGAAATAGTGAATGGCAGCTGAACTTGGTTAGACAGGAATATTTCACCACATAGTTAGATCACAGCCACATTCCTGTTGCAGGATGTCACTGGACACAAATTTACTGTACAAAGTGTAAATTCCTCAGAGACACTTTGCCTTGCGGTGCTAATAGGGTTTCCATCGTAAATATATTACTTTAACGGCTGTTATCGAGGGAGAAATCCGATTAACACATTATTACTTTCATCAATTCCAGTTTTTgcaactaaaaacaaaacacttttattaaccTTGGTCATTTAACTCACCTTGCTTCAGCACTTTATTCTTCTCCTTCCGGTCGTGAACCATCTTTTTCAACGGTTCACGAGTGTCCTTCTCGAAGGGATTTGGCCCGGAGCCGCTGAAGacatattttaatataaatacGGCTAAACCGACACAAATTATCGCTACAGCGATCATTTTCGTAGCTGTATCTCTACCGCTCCGTTCACTGGCACCACTTCCGTGTTAGACCTGCTAAAGTACCGCCTATATAACTGACAGATAATAATATGGACCAATTAGAGCTTTCCTTTAGAGCTGTCAGTCAATTTCGACAAATCAACGTCaagttcaaaaagaaaagagacggCGATCACGTCTCAACTGTTACGTAATGCAAACAAAATCacgtttttttctgttttattaattcATCTATTTGAATACAAATTAgagtttgattttcattttacatcGCACTTTCTATAAATTCAAGATGTTATTTAAATCCCGAAATGTCTCGATAATAACTTTGTATTTCTTTTGAAAAGTATGGTATATTTAGTATTCTTATTGTTACTTTTAGGGGTACAAAGAGAACCAGCAATACCTATTTGTTGAGTATTTCTATCTTTAAACCAttcattttataaaataatcCATGTTGCCTGCCTTTCCAAACACCTTGTCAGTTGATAATCTGTGGTAATATTGTCAACAAAAAATGGCAGTTACACCCAAAAGCTTCCATTGACTTgggtaaaacaaacaaacaaacaaacaacttaATGTCCACTTAAAAAGCCAGCAAGTTGACCttgagttcagtttttttttcttccagtgctTAACTGCAACAAGTAGCCGCCATGATTTGATGGACTGTTTAATTTGATATTCTGGACATTCTGCGTAAACATGACCttgaacatgaaaaaaaaaaccccaaaaaacatgcaaaaacctCACAGCAACTTctagattttattttcttgctcaaaaaaaaaaatcacctgcATCTTCGGTCTCATCCTGCATCACAGGACCCACTATTCTTTTACATCTGTTTGCAAAAACAACCAACATTGTACATAAGAAAcacttaagtgtgtgtgtgtggggggggtatCCCccctcatcatcaccaccacccaccCTGCACAATGTCCTGGAAGTCCAGACTGCTGTTCATGGGCCCAGTTCCAACATCCACCCTGACTCCTCACTTCACCTGATACCACCTGCATCATCAGTGCAGATGCTGTACTGAGGTGTAATGCTGCCTGCAACGCTCACATTTCATATTATGCATCTTAATActattgtgtgtgttgtcactTTCTAAATAAAGCTTATAAAAGCACATTAGTGATGTTATTTTGTAATATGAGACAAAATCAAACCATGACCACGCCTTTTTACAGCAAAGAACTAAACACAGTATGAGATATGTGCATGTAGACTTGTTGCCTGATCTCGTGTATTTTATTAACCGTTATGATGATTTTTAAGACTTCCTGTGTGACTCCCTCAAGCAAAGTCTGCATTATGAGCTCAAAAAGTCTTCAGAAGTGCCCTCGAGCACATTTCTGGTTTCAAACTAAGCCCATGCAGACTTTTCAAGCAGGGTGGACATTGAAACTTGTGCCATTACAAATCTGATACCGGCTGATAAATGTGTTGCGTAAACTCCATCGGAATGCCATAAACCTCTGTGTGGCC of Chelmon rostratus isolate fCheRos1 chromosome 17, fCheRos1.pri, whole genome shotgun sequence contains these proteins:
- the retsat.2 gene encoding all-trans-retinol 13,14-reductase, producing the protein MIAVAIICVGLAVFILKYVFSGSGPNPFEKDTREPLKKMVHDRKEKNKVLKQGFLASKVPDNLDAIIIGSGVGGLGLAVLLAKVGKKVLVLEQHDRAGGCCHTFTEKGFEFDVGIHYIGDLLDHKPFRCMLDSLTNGQLQWEPLDNPFDVVVLGPPENRRKYPIYSGRTRYPEELKKCFPGEEKAIDEYLKLVKKASRGIWFVALLKLCPVPVAKFLVYTGLAKRLSFFIKMAHRSLTEVVNELTENKDLRAVFTYIFGTYGNRPEDSSFSMHSLLVTHYLNGAWYPKGGASEIAYHMIPIIEKAGGAVLVRAPVNRILFNDAKEACGVSVMKGQEEVHIRAPMVISNAGIFNTYEKLLPKELQAMPAIQKHLSMVKNGDGGLSVFVGLNGTKEELGLKANNYWIFSENNFDELVVKYLNGKREESSQCVPLLFVGSPSAKDPTWEERSPGKSTMSLVSFANYKWFEEWKDGKVTNRAADYKELKKAFIDSILDVVLSVFPKITRDKIEYIDAGTPLTNTYYIGAPKGEIYGADHGLARFTPELTAALRPQTPLKNLYLTGQDLFVCGFAGALAGALTCGSAILNRNLHLDAIALAKKNKFVNDKLKGE